From Brassica oleracea var. oleracea cultivar TO1000 chromosome C3, BOL, whole genome shotgun sequence, a single genomic window includes:
- the LOC106329693 gene encoding uncharacterized protein LOC106329693, producing MSQVHGETEKKSNANAVNDDVGEVVVSGGMMNGDSESLYSLLCIMIGSILFPDPKTRDASSSSLLQRIRNSVADYGPKLREASRKTSRDILQWTRRGSPLRALLVITIGTIVILTIVALVVFMLFFLAATANAIIISLLFSLAVAGGFLSIFFLSLTATYIGALSVAAFVISTATVSAVVSILFASGWIGFFYLVWLGARGSLRLAKQVMGLAISGNSFSLHQDKDQEVVGIESSRENPSL from the exons ATGTCGCAAGTTCACGGCGAAACAGAGAAGAAATCAAATGCCAACGCTGTCAATGATGATGTCGGAGAAGTCGTCGTCAGCGGAGGGATGATGAATGGTGATTCAGAGAGCCTCTACTCATTGCTTTGCATCATGATCGGTTCGATTCTGTTTCCGGATCCGAAAACAAGGGATGCCTCCTCGTCTTCTCTGCTTCAACGAATAAGAAACTCGGTCGCTGACTATGGTCCGAAGCTTCGAGAAGCTTCTCGGAAAACTTCACGCGATATTCTCCAATGGACTCGTCGTGGCAGCCCGCTTCGTGCACTGCTTGTCATCACT ATAGGAACAATAGTGATTCTTACAATAGTAGCTTTGGTTGTCTTCATGCTCTTCTTTCTAGCTGCAACAGCCAACGCAATCATAATCTCTCTTTTGTTTTCGCTTGCTGTTGCTGGTGGCTTCTTGTCTATCTTCTTTCTCTCCTTGACCGCTACTTACATCGGAGCCTTATCCGTTGCTGCTTTCGTCATCTCTACTGCTACAGTTTCAGCTGTTGTTTCCATCTTATTTGCCTCAG GTTGGATTGGGTTCTTCTATCTTGTGTGGTTGGGAGCAAGAGGAAGCCTGCGCTTGGCGAAGCAAGTGATGGGGTTAGCCATTTCAGGTAACAGTTTCAGTCTTCATCAAGACAAAGATCAAGAGGTTGTAGGCATCGAATCATCCAGAGAGAATCCTTCTCTTTAG
- the LOC106335431 gene encoding putative auxin efflux carrier component 8: MISGGDVYKVIEAMVPLYVALISGYGSVKWWNIFTRDQCDAINQLVYYFTLPLFTIEFTAHVDPFNMNYRFIAADVLSKIIIIAVLAFWAKYSSKGSYCWSITSFSLCTLTNSLVVGVPLAKAMYGQEAVDLVVQSSVFQAIVWLTLLLFVLELRRAGFSSNNKVDDINIEGGRKETVVVREEKSFLEVMSVVWLKLATNPNCYSCILGIAWAFISNRWHFEMPGIIEGSILIMSKAGTGTAMFNMGIFMALQDKLIVCGTSLTAMGMVLKFIAGPAAMAIGSIAVGLHGDVLRVAIIQAALPQSITSFIFAKEYGLHADVLSTAVIFGMLVSLPVLVAYYAALEFIH, translated from the exons ATGATAAGTGGGGGAGATGTTTACAAGGTCATCGAAGCAATGGTTCCACTCTATGTTGCCCTAATCTCAGGCTATGGTTCGGTGAAATGGTGGAACATCTTCACTCGTGATCAATGTGATGCCATAAACCAACTCGTTTACTATTTCACCCTACCACTTTTCACCATCGAGTTCACGGCTCATGTCGACCCATTCAACATGAATTACCGGTTCATTGCAGCAGATGTTCTCTCTAAGATCATCATAATTGCGGTCTTAGCGTTTTGGGCCAAATATAGCAGCAAAGGAAGTTATTGTTGGTCCATTACAAGTTTCTCTCTATGCACTCTTACTAACTCTCTTGTGGTGGGTGTGCCATTGGCAAAGGCGATGTATGGACAAGAGGCTGTTGATCTCGTGGTTCAATCCTCAGTGTTTCAGGCAATCGTGTGGCTCACACTCTTGTTGTTTGTCTTAGAGCTTAGAAGAGCCGGCTTTAGTAGTAATAATAAGGTAGATGACATCAATATCGAAGGTGGTAGAAAGGAAACAGTGGTTGTGAGAGAGGAGAAGTCGTTCCTTGAGGTCATGTCCGTCGTGTGGTTGAAGCTTGCAACGAATCCGAATTGCTATTCTTGTATCCTTGGAATCGCATGGGCTTTTATATCTAACAG ATGGCATTTTGAGATGCCGGGCATAATAGAGGGATCGATTCTTATAATGTCAAAAGCAGGAACAGGAACTGCCATGTTCAATATGG GGATATTCATGGCACTTCAAGACAAGTTGATAGTATGTGGAACAAGCTTGACTGCGATGGGGATGGTCTTGAAATTTATTGCCGGACCCGCCGCCATGGCCATTGGTTCAATCGCGGTTGGCCTCCACGGAGATGTTCTCCGCGTCGCCATCATTCAG GCTGCTTTGCCACAATCAATCACTTCGTTTATTTTTGCTAAGGAGTACGGATTACATGCAGATGTTCTAAGCACAGC GGTGATATTTGGGATGTTGGTCTCTTTACCAGTCCTCGTCGCCTACTATGCAGCTTTGGAGTTTATTCACTAA
- the LOC106335429 gene encoding uncharacterized protein LOC106335429, with protein MSCPRDSITYNATRCACGIGQLLNRSSGSCEIFGWPSTISTDKDISYKGISFAETLFAFDRIKKFTQSQAVFLEATLVMLLSWLVFCFFLRFTKLGDGRNVWFNLRWWITRLDVFFSTRHWLDDQQIVKKRKTELGGMFSVASWIVFIGLFAALLYQILTKRTIEVHNVRATGSPDLISFENDLEFNITAVSDMSCSNLRGIGNVLTGNPGFSDLRVASLSTLGNYTCRNTTSGPTVNFKCNKCRLANDYIYISWHFVDLPGAPAAAVGFQFNFTSKNGADKKKHVSFVSGTLRNGSILDERPVTFRGSEGNVLKFNLFPRIYHHLGDLKLIQPLFHEFIPGSVYRDTAQLQASLGRSADGILNTTLFINYLSSYIVEIDHENILGPVSFLADLGGLYCISIGIFFYILVQCEYRIKKLRNEDTIFRRIRKRRKALDHWDKLRRYVAYTYDCRILGDDAIRTTKMSALCGLARPSTSPSECGSSRTNMQHFIMSAKKPGLSIEKNVTQQPASLEMRPLDSTTSLAHGANTSNKKSISQSSHSNGDIIPPPPSMEFGEGSSSSEVDAMDIKKKLLLLYDYNVLLREKLLDTQSLLNALGAKASSSSSSSTKEHST; from the exons ATGTCGTGTCCTAGAGACTCCATCACATACAACGCCACGCGCTGCGCGTGCGGTATCGGCCAGCTCCTAAACCGGAGCTCAGGAAGCTGCGAGATCTTCGGCTGGCCGTCGACGATCTCCACCGACAAAGACATCAGCTACAAGGGAATATCCTTCGCCGAGACGCTATTCGCCTTCGACAGAATCAAGAAGTTCACGCAGTCTCAAGCCGTCTTCCTTGAAGCCACGCTCGTGATGCTTCTCTCGTGGCTAGTCTTTTGCTTCTTCCTCAGATTCACCAAGCTCGGCGACGGTCGTAACGTCTGGTTCAATCTCCGTTGGTGGATTACTAGGCTCGATGTCTTCTTCTCCACTAGGCATTGGCTC GATGATCAGCAGATTGTTAAGAAACGCAAGACGGAGCTAGGTGGAATGTTCTCTGTTGCTAGCTGGATTGTCTTCATAGGACTATTCGCTGC GTTGCTTTACCAAATCCTAACCAAAAGAACCATTGAAGTACACAACGTGAGAGCTACCGGTTCTCCAGACCTAATCTCATTCGAAAACGATCTGGAGTTCAACATCACAGCCGTCTCCGACATGAGCTGCTCCAACTTACGCGGTATTGGGAACGTCCTCACTGGTAATCCAGGATTCAGCGACTTAAGAGTAGCTTCTCTGTCCACTCTCGGAAACTACACTTGCAGGAACACAACTTCAGGACCAACCGTGAACTTCAAGTGCAACAAATGTCGTCTCGCCAACGACTACATCTACATCTCGTGGCATTTCGTTGACCTTCCTGGTGCCCCTGCAGCTGCCGTTGGGTTTCAGTTTAACTTCACTTCCAAGAACGGAGCTGACAAGAAGAAGCATGTGAGTTTCGTTAGTGGCACTCTGAGAAACGGGAGTATACTTGATGAAAGACCTGTTACTTTTCGTGGGAGTGAAGGGAACGTATTGAAGTTTAATCTGTTTCCGAGGATCTACCATCATCTGGGGGATCTTAAGCTGATTCAGCCTCTGTTCCATGAGTTTATCCCTGGCTCGGTTTACCGGGACACTGCTCAGCTTCAAGCGTCTTTGGGGAGGTCAGCAGATGGCATACTCAACACTACACTGTTTATCAACTATCTGTCTTCTTATATCGTTGAGATCGACCATGAGAATATACTCGGTCCTG TTAGCTTCCTTGCTGATCTTGGTGGTTTGTATTGCATCAGCATTGGTATATTTTTCTACATACTAGTGCAG TGTGAGTATAGGATCAAGAAGCTGCGAAATGAAGATACCATATTCAGGAGGATACGGAAACGTCGTAAAGCTCTTGACCACTGGGATAAA CTGAGAAGATATGTCGCATACACATACGATTGCCGCATATTGGGTGATGATGCCATCAGAACAACAAAGATGTCAGCACTCTGTGGCTTAGCTAGACCTTCAACATCTCCTTCGGAATGTGGATCATCAAGAACAAACATGCAGCATTTTATCATGTCGGCCAAGAAACCTGGCTTAAGCATTGAGAAG AATGTAACTCAACAGCCTGCAAGCCTAGAGATGAGACCTTTGGATTCTACTACTTCTTTGGCTCATGGTGCTAATACCTCAAATAAGAAGAGTATAAGCCAGTCTTCTCATAGCAATGGCGATATAATCCCTCCACCTCCTTCAATGG AGTTCGGTGAAGGCTCTTCTAGCTCAGAAGTGGACGCAATGGACATCAAGAAGAAACTACTTCTTCTCTATGACTACAATGTATTGCTTAGGGAGAAACTTTTAGACACTCAGTCTTTGCTCAATGCTTTGGGTGCCAAAGCTTCATCATCATCATCATCTTCAACTAAGGAACACAGTACTTAG